The following proteins are co-located in the Candidatus Competibacteraceae bacterium genome:
- the gspD gene encoding type II secretion system secretin GspD produces the protein MKKLCLTLACALLALLLGACATAPADQNAQDSAEPAAPTAGEALRLTSAPLPSAARPPLADQDSAAMTAGTTMILPGTGNFIDRKTASKPTPVTRTKAGEVTLNFEEADIRDVVKVVFDTLKANYTVDPQVQGEVTVQTGRPLARDQLLPTLETLLRASNAVLIREGEVYRIIPAAGAAQRGILTPRLGRDDLGYGVRIVPLRYVSATEMQTIITPFLPEGGVLRADPIRNLLILSGTPQELANAQSTIDTFDVNWLKGMSIGMFRLRNVDSQALAGELNQFLGEGSGTPIAGMLKFVPLSKLNAVLVITPQLEYLREAAIWIERLDGIGGERLYVYQVQNSRADYVAELLNGLFNLGGSGGASRGGDLAPGLKSSQLSSGSGLTGGSSSSLSGGSSKSTLSSSSSSGLGGSGTGTSGLGSSTPSIGGRAGGRSGGTANASAGTGGSAIGSGGPSVGMEEVRIVADVENNSLLIWATNQNYERILGTLQKLDVTPRQVLIEATIAEVTLTGKLQYGLQWFFTNDVGSSHTGTGSLGINANDLTVNDVFAGRATGAFSYAVTDSAGLVRALLNTLASDSKVKVLSSPHVMVVDNQQAVIRVGTQQPIPSGTTTTNNVTTSGGVEYKDTGVLLEVLPRVNSGGMVNMEIKQEVIDLGPLVETTQSSSQSISSRSFLQRSVTSKVVVKSGQTLVLGGLIRDNRSEGQSGFPILYKIPVLGALFGNTEEQVDRTELIVLITPRVVENSQEADQVTEEIKRKMQELAPMIQQPAG, from the coding sequence ATGAAAAAATTATGTTTAACGCTGGCTTGCGCGTTGTTGGCGTTGCTACTCGGCGCGTGCGCGACGGCGCCCGCTGACCAGAATGCTCAAGACTCGGCGGAGCCGGCCGCGCCCACCGCTGGCGAAGCGCTTCGCCTGACTTCAGCGCCGTTGCCGTCCGCCGCTCGGCCGCCACTCGCCGACCAGGACAGCGCCGCGATGACTGCCGGCACCACGATGATTCTGCCAGGGACGGGTAACTTCATCGACAGGAAGACAGCCTCCAAGCCGACACCGGTAACCCGCACCAAGGCCGGCGAAGTCACTCTCAATTTCGAGGAGGCCGATATTCGTGACGTCGTCAAAGTCGTTTTCGACACCCTCAAGGCAAACTATACGGTCGACCCGCAGGTGCAGGGTGAAGTGACCGTGCAAACCGGCCGGCCGCTCGCGCGGGATCAATTGTTGCCGACCTTGGAGACGTTGCTGCGCGCCAGTAACGCGGTTCTGATTCGCGAAGGCGAGGTATACCGAATCATTCCGGCCGCGGGTGCCGCGCAGAGAGGAATTTTGACGCCACGGTTGGGTCGGGATGACTTGGGGTATGGCGTGCGGATCGTGCCCTTACGCTATGTGAGCGCCACCGAGATGCAAACGATCATTACGCCGTTTTTGCCCGAAGGGGGCGTTCTCCGAGCGGATCCCATTCGTAACCTGTTGATTTTGTCTGGCACCCCGCAAGAATTGGCCAACGCGCAAAGCACTATCGATACTTTCGATGTGAACTGGCTCAAGGGTATGTCCATCGGCATGTTCCGGCTGCGCAATGTGGACAGTCAGGCATTGGCCGGGGAGTTGAATCAATTCTTGGGCGAGGGTTCCGGAACGCCCATCGCGGGGATGCTTAAGTTCGTACCGCTCAGCAAACTGAACGCAGTGCTGGTGATTACGCCACAGTTGGAATATCTCAGAGAGGCGGCTATCTGGATCGAACGCCTGGATGGCATCGGCGGCGAACGACTGTATGTTTATCAGGTGCAGAACAGCCGGGCTGACTATGTGGCTGAATTGCTCAACGGTCTATTCAACCTTGGCGGCAGCGGTGGCGCAAGCCGGGGAGGGGATCTGGCGCCAGGTTTGAAATCGTCGCAGCTATCGAGCGGATCAGGCCTGACGGGCGGTTCGAGCTCCAGTTTGAGTGGAGGAAGCAGTAAGTCGACACTGTCCAGCTCGTCGTCTTCCGGGCTTGGTGGTTCGGGTACGGGAACGTCCGGGCTTGGGAGTTCCACGCCATCGATTGGCGGTCGCGCGGGTGGGCGTTCCGGTGGCACGGCCAACGCTAGTGCTGGCACTGGGGGTAGCGCCATTGGTTCGGGCGGACCCAGCGTGGGCATGGAGGAGGTTCGTATCGTCGCCGATGTCGAAAACAACTCGCTATTGATCTGGGCCACCAATCAGAATTACGAGCGGATCCTCGGCACGTTGCAAAAGCTGGATGTTACGCCCCGTCAGGTTCTGATCGAGGCCACCATCGCCGAGGTGACCCTGACCGGCAAGTTGCAGTACGGCCTGCAATGGTTTTTTACCAATGATGTGGGCAGCAGTCACACGGGTACGGGCTCGCTCGGGATCAACGCGAACGACCTGACGGTCAACGATGTGTTTGCGGGTCGAGCAACCGGCGCTTTTTCCTATGCGGTTACCGACAGCGCCGGGTTGGTGCGCGCTCTGCTGAATACCTTGGCCAGCGATTCCAAGGTCAAGGTGTTGTCATCGCCCCATGTGATGGTGGTGGACAACCAGCAGGCGGTGATCCGGGTGGGTACCCAGCAACCGATTCCATCCGGTACGACCACCACGAATAACGTGACCACCTCGGGTGGCGTGGAATATAAGGATACCGGTGTGCTGTTGGAGGTATTGCCTCGGGTCAACTCGGGCGGCATGGTAAATATGGAAATCAAGCAGGAAGTGATCGATTTGGGGCCGTTGGTGGAAACTACCCAAAGTAGCAGCCAATCGATCTCGTCGCGCTCGTTCTTGCAGCGTAGCGTGACCAGCAAGGTGGTGGTCAAGAGCGGCCAGACGCTGGTGCTGGGGGGGTTGATCCGCGACAATCGTTCCGAAGGACAGAGCGGGTTTCCGATACTGTACAAGATTCCGGTGTTGGGAGCGCTATTCGGCAACACCGAAGAACAGGTAGACCGTACCGAGTTGATCGTGCTGATCACCCCACGGGTGGTCGAGAATAGCCAGGAAGCCGATCAGGTGACCGAGGAGATCAAGCGTAAGATGCAGGAACTTGCGCCGATGATTCAGCAACCCGCGGGCTGA
- a CDS encoding helix-turn-helix domain containing protein: MNAKWLSDARKIPDEAMNYIRRIAVRAVEEKHQSPELIAEIIGISRSRIYDWLRWYREDGAAALDTQSAPGASPVITPGMDHWLREIVLRSTPVDHGYDTVLWTRALLAD, translated from the coding sequence ATGAACGCAAAGTGGTTGTCCGACGCACGAAAAATCCCTGATGAAGCCATGAATTATATACGGCGTATTGCAGTTCGGGCGGTGGAAGAAAAGCATCAGAGTCCGGAATTGATTGCCGAGATTATCGGCATCAGTCGCAGTCGCATTTACGACTGGTTACGCTGGTATCGTGAGGATGGAGCAGCGGCGCTGGATACGCAGTCGGCGCCGGGTGCGTCACCGGTCATCACCCCTGGCATGGATCACTGGCTCCGGGAAATTGTCTTGCGGTCGACGCCGGTGGATCATGGTTACGATACCGTCTTGTGGACGCGAGCGCTTCTGGCGGATTGA
- a CDS encoding IS630 family transposase encodes MSYPLHVSVLRRLHLHRMKLSGQTPCYRAQERNPEQVAYFLEVKFPIIQPLTEKIGADIVFEDEAGVGIMTRSGRTWGAVGQAPKVAVTGRRGGYNVLSTITANGELHYALEEKNIDGKRYVEFLEKLLRDRTRPLIVIADNASFHKAPEVREFVLGNRKKIRMFFLPTYVPELNPDEQVWNEIKHRQLGKQPIKNKLDLKKRLHSALKSLRQKAEKIRSFFQLPDTQYAAIPESIL; translated from the coding sequence ATGTCTTATCCCCTACATGTTTCAGTTTTGAGACGTCTGCATTTGCACCGGATGAAGCTGAGCGGTCAGACGCCGTGCTATCGAGCCCAGGAACGGAATCCCGAACAGGTCGCGTATTTTCTGGAGGTTAAATTTCCGATCATCCAACCGCTTACCGAGAAGATCGGGGCTGATATCGTGTTTGAGGATGAGGCCGGGGTGGGGATCATGACTCGGTCGGGCCGCACCTGGGGCGCGGTGGGACAGGCCCCGAAGGTCGCGGTCACCGGTCGACGAGGCGGCTACAACGTGTTGTCGACGATCACGGCCAACGGTGAACTGCATTACGCGTTGGAAGAAAAAAATATCGATGGAAAGCGGTATGTGGAATTTCTCGAAAAGCTCTTACGGGACCGAACACGCCCGCTCATTGTGATTGCGGATAACGCCTCTTTTCATAAGGCACCGGAAGTGCGTGAGTTTGTACTAGGTAATCGCAAAAAAATCCGGATGTTCTTTTTGCCAACCTACGTGCCAGAACTTAATCCAGATGAACAGGTCTGGAACGAAATCAAGCATCGACAACTCGGTAAGCAACCGATCAAAAACAAACTAGACTTAAAGAAACGGCTCCACTCCGCGCTGAAATCCTTGCGGCAAAAAGCCGAAAAGATTCGGTCATTTTTTCAGCTTCCTGATACCCAGTATGCAGCAATACCAGAGTCAATCTTGTAA
- a CDS encoding VCBS repeat-containing protein, whose translation MTMRKISCFMRFLFPVLLVGAFLLMAPPSRATEPTPPSSPMFQPLPFTGGAFAVVVDDMDMDGHSDLIVTNRDAETVQVLYQKAPRQFEAGPITKVLGFHANELTRLPGNEHRYVLNAEGDGQLKVLAPDGKEGLREIANRPQGGSFATTAFSWPNWGTSLAVMPYQGPGWTMLKNFQADTAGVDAEYTLGVPQHSVPGAVTAADIDGDGIVELLYTTRNSRTLWRVDYPKDGQLPKPVMVWTAPVGAPRHVVVADLNGDGALDILLPLESERRIAVLLNEGNGHFTPGPELLVPGQAWGPAFLAIAKVKDESWLLVTDTEQSLVFYRIETGSPYQYKTIEIPLNGSVKHLKLQDVDGDGEIDLVVVLSKLKDSLQILYGPLWREVTNLENTKSVAEVMPNQTVGREDDRADPASSTKRNIALAVDPAYVLAHVGDHAITIKDLREFGLQGGFGQELQTQVGQIQILRLLIEEELLRKAIERERPTLKLVSQEGYIAGLQLLGDRYFPVPPPPDETVLRAYYDANREQFGIPELVRLVQIQFRNDRDQSGGPTARQRAEQAMRRLETGEDFSKVAAELTENPRARDTGAERGFVARNAEPWLRDAVRGLQPGQRTGIVQSPVGYELLLMTDWRAPLIAAFETVRAKVTAQWQVEQQRQARDRYLKTLAQEFGVVVNEKTLEQANPSQVQSGEPLEHRVHRYWAARSINDLQTVYSLEAAARPGGWLTPDQYRQIGGLPVREVQILEIKVDGERASVKLQGKIEVGSLGWTQQTLTEEWVLIDGEWYHQTPKPQTQNKS comes from the coding sequence ATGACCATGCGGAAAATTTCCTGTTTTATGCGTTTCCTGTTTCCTGTTCTGCTAGTAGGTGCATTTTTGCTGATGGCGCCACCCTCACGGGCAACAGAACCGACGCCACCCTCTTCTCCAATGTTCCAACCGTTACCTTTTACTGGAGGAGCATTCGCCGTAGTCGTGGACGATATGGACATGGATGGTCACAGCGATTTGATTGTGACCAATCGCGATGCGGAAACGGTACAGGTGCTTTACCAGAAAGCGCCACGCCAGTTCGAAGCTGGACCGATCACGAAAGTATTGGGGTTCCATGCTAACGAGTTGACTCGTCTGCCCGGGAACGAACATCGCTATGTGCTGAATGCCGAGGGTGACGGGCAGTTGAAAGTGCTGGCGCCGGACGGCAAGGAGGGATTGCGGGAAATCGCGAACCGGCCGCAAGGCGGATCGTTTGCGACTACGGCGTTTTCCTGGCCGAATTGGGGTACATCGCTGGCCGTAATGCCATATCAAGGCCCCGGCTGGACCATGCTAAAAAATTTTCAGGCTGACACCGCAGGTGTAGATGCGGAATATACCTTGGGAGTACCACAGCACAGCGTCCCAGGTGCGGTGACCGCCGCTGATATTGATGGCGATGGTATTGTGGAACTACTGTATACCACCCGGAATTCACGAACCCTATGGCGAGTCGATTACCCCAAGGACGGCCAACTTCCCAAGCCAGTGATGGTCTGGACGGCGCCGGTTGGCGCGCCCCGCCATGTGGTGGTGGCGGATTTGAATGGTGATGGCGCGCTCGATATTTTACTGCCCTTGGAATCAGAACGCCGGATTGCGGTGCTTTTAAACGAGGGTAATGGCCATTTCACGCCGGGGCCGGAACTGCTGGTTCCTGGTCAGGCTTGGGGGCCTGCTTTTTTGGCGATAGCCAAGGTCAAGGATGAAAGCTGGCTGCTAGTAACCGATACCGAGCAGTCACTGGTGTTTTACCGGATTGAAACCGGCAGCCCCTATCAATATAAAACGATTGAAATACCGTTGAATGGTAGCGTCAAGCATCTGAAGCTACAGGATGTGGACGGCGACGGTGAGATTGACTTGGTCGTGGTACTTAGCAAGCTCAAAGATTCACTACAAATTCTATATGGGCCGCTCTGGCGGGAAGTAACAAATTTGGAGAATACAAAATCCGTCGCCGAGGTTATGCCTAATCAGACAGTAGGACGGGAGGACGATCGTGCGGATCCGGCTTCGTCCACCAAACGTAATATCGCGCTGGCCGTTGATCCTGCTTATGTTTTGGCTCATGTGGGCGATCATGCGATCACTATTAAAGACCTGCGAGAATTCGGTTTACAAGGTGGATTTGGTCAGGAATTGCAAACTCAGGTGGGTCAAATCCAGATTCTACGACTTCTAATTGAGGAAGAGTTGCTCAGGAAAGCGATTGAACGGGAGAGGCCGACTTTAAAGTTAGTATCACAGGAAGGATATATCGCGGGCCTGCAGTTGCTTGGGGATCGGTATTTTCCGGTGCCGCCACCGCCGGATGAGACCGTGTTGCGAGCTTATTACGATGCAAACCGAGAGCAGTTCGGTATCCCCGAACTAGTCCGACTGGTACAAATCCAATTCCGCAACGACCGCGATCAATCGGGAGGTCCCACAGCCCGACAACGGGCCGAACAGGCCATGCGGCGGCTTGAGACAGGAGAAGATTTTTCCAAGGTTGCGGCAGAATTGACCGAAAATCCGCGTGCCCGCGATACTGGAGCGGAACGGGGTTTTGTCGCTCGCAACGCCGAGCCTTGGTTGCGGGACGCCGTGCGCGGTTTGCAGCCCGGTCAGCGTACCGGTATCGTGCAGTCGCCGGTGGGTTATGAACTATTGTTGATGACCGACTGGCGGGCGCCTTTGATCGCTGCTTTTGAGACGGTGCGCGCCAAGGTCACGGCGCAATGGCAGGTAGAACAGCAACGGCAGGCGCGAGATCGCTATCTAAAAACATTAGCCCAGGAATTTGGGGTTGTCGTGAACGAGAAAACGCTGGAACAGGCGAATCCGTCCCAGGTTCAGTCGGGCGAACCGCTGGAGCATAGAGTCCATCGTTACTGGGCCGCCCGTTCAATTAATGACCTCCAGACCGTGTATAGCCTAGAGGCAGCGGCTCGACCCGGTGGCTGGCTGACGCCCGATCAGTACCGACAGATCGGCGGACTGCCGGTTCGCGAGGTCCAGATTCTAGAGATAAAAGTGGATGGTGAGCGAGCCTCAGTCAAGCTTCAGGGTAAAATCGAGGTTGGGTCACTCGGCTGGACTCAGCAGACTCTCACCGAGGAATGGGTCTTGATTGATGGCGAGTGGTACCACCAAACCCCTAAGCCTCAAACTCAGAATAAATCTTGA
- a CDS encoding tetratricopeptide repeat protein, which translates to MMMDEPSKIQVVLDQASGLLDLHRYGEAHGLYARICQENPNDARAWSGLAVTCLRLRRFPECRQAVAKALSLNSQQVQPYLIAAAAASQMGRYVEAIQAADAALILAPDHLQALNSKAGALLSQQRYAEVLPLAERVLRNDPANTTAQLNRGVALHGMGQSRVALEVFDRLLVSTPDHANALMNRSSVLIALECPEEAIQAADAALRIQPDASIALLNRTAALLSLRKPQEALATADRLLQLKPRHIKGLINKAVALLALRNYESCLTTLWTVLTFDTFNPDALEVKVQALLGLSRFAEALAEGHKALSRYPDRSMLKLAMAKALMGLQRVAEAESCLDAVLAITTHQPEAVSLKAEILFGRNEWDAGRTLVEQALIEHPTNALLWTAKSAILLATEHYAEALVVVENALVLEPNQNQAAINRIAALNGLHRFAEALAGVRELLGRGVRNWQIYANQAGALAGLERFEEARQAFATARELDEDAFRAFRGCREVYGMPPDALVADPEPCAEYLAFRLKRLERGDWREYGATIERAQDLIAQMLAAEQSTPIPPFKSLLLPFSPGLTMAIAHSRGKFLAEGMAAARQQLAFSHPVVAAERLRIGYVSADFRNHPTAHLMRGLFRLHDRKRFETYSYALCGDDGSDYYQRIKTDADRFMDLAGASNADIAARIHVDGIHILIDLMGYTAYARSEVFALQPAPVQVSYLGYPGTMGAPFMPYIIVDPIVLPEELRRCFSENPIYLPECYQVNDRWQEIAETGIRRVDQDLPEQGFIFCCFNQIQKLEPILFSIWMRILHRVPNSVLWLYSENEEAQNNLRVTATTCGVAGERLVFAKRLSKERHLERHRLADLFLDTRIYGAHTTASDALWAGLPVLTCMGETFPARVAASVLQAVEMPELITHSLEEYEERAVQLATRPADLALLRDKLAYNRLRTPLFDTERFVRHLERAYELMWDRHVRGLSPAPLHVPALPAVDRGSA; encoded by the coding sequence ATGATGATGGATGAACCGAGTAAGATTCAGGTTGTGCTCGATCAGGCGAGTGGGCTGCTAGACCTGCACCGCTATGGGGAGGCGCACGGACTCTACGCCAGAATCTGTCAAGAAAATCCTAATGATGCTAGAGCATGGTCCGGTTTGGCGGTGACCTGTCTGCGGTTGCGGCGCTTTCCAGAATGCAGACAGGCTGTTGCCAAGGCACTAAGCTTGAATTCACAACAAGTGCAACCGTATCTGATTGCGGCGGCGGCGGCGAGCCAGATGGGACGCTATGTGGAGGCTATCCAAGCGGCCGATGCTGCGCTGATCCTCGCGCCGGATCACCTTCAGGCGCTCAACAGTAAAGCGGGCGCGCTGCTTAGCCAGCAGCGTTACGCCGAAGTTCTGCCGCTGGCGGAGCGGGTTCTGCGGAACGATCCAGCTAATACCACCGCGCAATTGAACCGTGGAGTGGCGCTGCACGGCATGGGGCAGTCGCGGGTGGCGTTGGAAGTATTCGACCGGCTATTAGTATCTACGCCTGACCATGCCAATGCGCTGATGAACCGCAGTTCGGTGTTGATTGCGCTGGAGTGCCCCGAGGAAGCAATCCAGGCGGCTGATGCCGCCTTGCGGATTCAGCCGGATGCAAGTATTGCCTTGCTTAACCGAACCGCTGCGTTGTTGAGTCTGCGCAAGCCTCAAGAAGCGCTGGCGACTGCGGATCGCTTGCTGCAACTGAAACCGCGTCATATCAAAGGGTTGATCAATAAGGCTGTTGCCTTGTTGGCGCTACGGAATTATGAGTCCTGTCTGACGACCCTGTGGACTGTATTGACCTTCGATACCTTCAATCCAGATGCCCTAGAAGTCAAGGTACAGGCGCTGCTGGGTTTGAGCCGCTTTGCGGAAGCGCTGGCGGAAGGGCACAAGGCGTTGTCCCGATACCCTGATCGCTCGATGCTGAAGTTGGCCATGGCAAAAGCCCTGATGGGTTTGCAGCGTGTTGCCGAAGCGGAGTCCTGCCTGGATGCTGTGCTGGCGATCACGACTCACCAACCCGAGGCGGTATCGCTTAAGGCTGAGATTTTGTTTGGTCGCAACGAGTGGGATGCTGGCCGGACTTTGGTCGAACAGGCGCTTATCGAACACCCGACAAACGCCTTACTTTGGACGGCAAAATCGGCCATTCTGCTGGCAACCGAGCATTACGCCGAAGCATTGGTTGTGGTCGAGAACGCTTTGGTGTTGGAGCCGAATCAAAACCAGGCCGCCATCAATCGAATCGCGGCCTTGAACGGCTTGCACCGTTTTGCCGAAGCGCTGGCGGGCGTACGGGAATTGCTGGGGCGAGGTGTGCGCAATTGGCAGATCTATGCCAATCAAGCGGGGGCCTTGGCGGGATTGGAGCGGTTTGAAGAGGCGCGGCAAGCTTTTGCGACTGCCCGCGAGCTGGACGAAGACGCTTTCCGTGCCTTTCGGGGATGCCGTGAGGTTTATGGTATGCCGCCGGATGCATTGGTAGCTGATCCAGAGCCATGTGCTGAATACCTAGCCTTTAGGTTGAAGCGTTTGGAGCGGGGTGATTGGCGGGAATATGGAGCGACTATCGAGCGGGCACAGGACCTGATCGCGCAAATGCTTGCTGCGGAACAATCTACCCCGATCCCACCGTTTAAGTCATTGCTATTGCCTTTTTCACCCGGACTGACAATGGCTATCGCCCATAGTCGTGGCAAATTTCTAGCCGAGGGTATGGCAGCCGCGCGCCAGCAACTGGCGTTCTCTCATCCGGTGGTGGCTGCCGAGCGACTTAGAATTGGCTACGTATCGGCGGATTTTCGCAACCATCCCACCGCTCATCTGATGCGCGGTCTGTTCCGGTTGCACGACCGGAAACGTTTTGAAACTTACAGTTATGCTCTCTGTGGCGATGACGGAAGTGATTACTACCAGCGCATCAAGACGGATGCGGATCGGTTCATGGATTTGGCCGGCGCGAGTAATGCCGATATTGCGGCGCGTATCCATGTTGATGGTATTCATATTCTGATCGATTTGATGGGGTATACAGCCTACGCTCGTTCGGAAGTCTTCGCTTTGCAGCCGGCTCCTGTGCAAGTCAGCTATCTGGGATATCCCGGTACTATGGGCGCACCCTTCATGCCCTACATCATTGTCGACCCCATTGTGCTACCAGAGGAATTACGACGCTGTTTCAGTGAAAATCCGATTTATCTGCCCGAATGCTACCAGGTTAACGATCGCTGGCAGGAGATCGCTGAGACCGGTATCCGGCGAGTGGACCAGGATCTGCCGGAACAAGGTTTCATTTTCTGCTGTTTCAACCAAATTCAGAAGCTAGAACCGATCCTATTCTCGATCTGGATGCGTATCCTCCATCGTGTGCCCAACTCGGTACTGTGGCTGTACTCCGAAAACGAGGAGGCCCAGAATAATCTGCGGGTGACCGCTACTACCTGCGGGGTTGCTGGCGAGCGACTAGTGTTTGCCAAGCGTTTGTCCAAGGAACGCCATCTCGAACGCCACCGGCTGGCTGATTTATTCCTGGATACGCGTATTTATGGCGCTCACACCACGGCTAGCGATGCCCTGTGGGCCGGATTACCGGTACTGACCTGCATGGGCGAGACGTTCCCGGCTCGGGTAGCCGCTAGCGTGTTGCAGGCGGTGGAAATGCCGGAACTGATCACCCATTCGCTGGAAGAATATGAGGAACGGGCAGTGCAGTTGGCGACCCGACCGGCGGATCTGGCGCTGCTACGGGACAAGCTGGCGTACAATCGCTTGCGAACCCCGCTGTTCGATACCGAGCGCTTTGTCCGGCATCTCGAGCGAGCCTATGAATTGATGTGGGACCGCCATGTGCGAGGACTGTCACCTGCTCCGCTGCATGTGCCGGCGTTGCCCGCTGTGGATCGTGGAAGCGCATGA
- a CDS encoding ABC transporter permease, whose amino-acid sequence MLKRDFAERYQGSYLGLFWSLLLPLLSLLVFTFFFGMIFKLRWGDRGSSSLSELALILFVGMTLYNFLAECLSRAPGLILAHQNYVKNVIFPLEMLPTVMVTSALLTLTVTLFVILSLQEVLGSGLTWTVLLLPVMMLPLLLLALGLSWFLAALGVYIRDIQQLIVPLVQLLMFMSPVFYPISALPASVRYWFQLNPLALVIEQTRGIILFGQPPVWVHYLLCLGMGLLVALLGAYWFARTRKGFADVL is encoded by the coding sequence CTGCTGAAGCGGGATTTTGCCGAGCGTTACCAGGGCTCCTATCTAGGGCTGTTCTGGTCGCTGCTGCTACCACTATTGTCGCTGCTGGTGTTTACCTTCTTTTTCGGCATGATCTTCAAGCTCCGTTGGGGTGATCGTGGCAGCAGTTCATTGAGCGAATTGGCGTTGATTCTGTTCGTCGGCATGACACTTTACAACTTTTTGGCTGAATGCCTCAGCCGCGCCCCTGGCCTTATTTTAGCGCACCAGAATTACGTCAAAAATGTTATTTTTCCACTGGAGATGTTGCCAACAGTGATGGTTACCTCCGCTCTGTTGACGCTAACCGTCACATTGTTTGTGATTCTATCGCTGCAAGAGGTTTTGGGTAGTGGTTTGACTTGGACAGTATTGCTATTGCCGGTCATGATGCTGCCACTGTTGTTGCTTGCGCTGGGTCTGAGCTGGTTTTTAGCTGCTTTGGGAGTGTACATCCGTGATATCCAGCAGCTGATTGTGCCACTGGTGCAATTGCTGATGTTTATGAGTCCGGTATTTTATCCGATCAGCGCCCTGCCAGCATCTGTTCGATACTGGTTTCAATTGAATCCGCTGGCGCTGGTGATCGAGCAGACTCGGGGAATTATTCTGTTTGGCCAACCACCGGTTTGGGTGCACTATCTATTGTGTCTGGGCATGGGATTGCTGGTGGCGCTGCTGGGTGCCTATTGGTTCGCTCGGACGCGCAAGGGATTCGCCGATGTCCTCTGA
- a CDS encoding ABC transporter ATP-binding protein has translation MSSEPAIDRLTEDQAVIEVYEVGKCYQIYERPQDRLKQMLWRGQRRYYHEFWALRNVSFTVQHGQTFGVIGRNGSGKSTLLKMLCGTLALTTGTLEVRGRVAALLELGTGFNPEFTGRENVYLNAAILGLNDAEIERYLPEILAFADIGEFIDQPVKTYSSGMAVRLAFAVAAHVRTDILVIDEALAVGDMFFVQKCMRFLRKFQKRGTLFFVSHDTAAVVNLCDHVLWLEHGQMRELGPAKEVCEHYLATLRESQGVDVSMARASRQSATETALQIPLERVDRRLAFLNQTQFRNDLELFEFHREVEGYGTGAIQIEDVHFEDEQGRVLCWTVGGERIALVVHVRVLVNLDAPIIGFFIKDRLGQNLFGDNTYLAYATNPLPVLAGQYLSTCFTFHMPILPVGDYAVDIAAASGTQQEHITHCWCNDVLVFKSHASSVHQGLVGIPMLNIEMKITQHEISGLVQGRST, from the coding sequence ATGTCCTCTGAGCCTGCCATCGACCGCTTGACTGAAGATCAGGCTGTAATCGAAGTGTACGAGGTGGGAAAGTGCTATCAGATCTATGAGCGGCCACAGGATCGCTTGAAGCAAATGCTGTGGCGTGGCCAGCGCCGCTACTACCATGAGTTTTGGGCATTGCGGAACGTGTCGTTCACGGTTCAGCACGGTCAAACATTCGGAGTGATTGGTCGAAACGGATCTGGCAAATCGACTTTGCTCAAAATGCTCTGCGGCACCTTGGCTCTGACCACGGGAACATTGGAGGTGCGAGGTCGGGTGGCGGCGCTGCTGGAGTTGGGAACCGGTTTCAATCCAGAGTTTACCGGTCGCGAGAACGTTTATCTAAACGCTGCGATTCTTGGCCTCAATGACGCGGAAATCGAACGCTACCTACCCGAGATTCTGGCCTTTGCCGACATTGGCGAATTTATCGATCAGCCAGTGAAGACCTATTCTAGCGGCATGGCGGTACGGTTGGCCTTTGCCGTTGCTGCTCATGTCCGCACCGATATCTTGGTTATTGACGAGGCGTTAGCGGTTGGCGATATGTTTTTCGTGCAAAAATGTATGCGCTTTCTCCGCAAGTTTCAGAAGCGTGGCACGCTGTTTTTTGTCAGCCACGACACTGCGGCGGTGGTTAACCTCTGCGATCATGTACTGTGGCTGGAGCACGGTCAAATGCGCGAGTTGGGTCCAGCCAAGGAAGTTTGCGAGCACTACCTGGCGACTTTGCGCGAATCCCAGGGCGTGGATGTTTCGATGGCGCGAGCGTCGCGACAGTCTGCCACCGAAACAGCTTTACAGATTCCGTTGGAGCGAGTGGATCGGCGGTTAGCGTTTTTGAATCAGACCCAATTTCGTAACGATCTAGAATTATTCGAGTTCCACCGTGAAGTGGAGGGTTACGGCACTGGGGCAATCCAGATCGAAGACGTTCATTTTGAAGACGAGCAGGGTCGAGTTCTGTGCTGGACCGTCGGTGGCGAGCGAATTGCCTTGGTTGTACATGTCCGAGTTCTAGTTAATCTGGATGCTCCCATCATCGGTTTTTTTATCAAAGACCGGCTTGGTCAAAACCTGTTCGGGGATAATACCTATCTGGCTTATGCTACCAATCCTCTACCGGTATTAGCCGGCCAGTACCTCAGTACATGTTTTACCTTTCATATGCCGATATTGCCGGTCGGTGATTACGCTGTGGACATCGCGGCGGCTTCTGGTACCCAGCAGGAGCATATCACTCATTGTTGGTGTAATGATGTGTTGGTTTTCAAGTCCCATGCCAGTAGTGTTCATCAAGGATTAGTGGGTATTCCGATGCTGAATATCGAGATGAAAATTACCCAACATGAGATTTCGGGACTGGTTCAGGGACGGTCCACATGA